One genomic window of Glycine soja cultivar W05 chromosome 9, ASM419377v2, whole genome shotgun sequence includes the following:
- the LOC114367465 gene encoding IQ domain-containing protein IQM6-like: MMHEGSVELETVLSLRSPTADMENDDLFGKSGSTKTTRDTCGDWLEKNFYSPMLETQNQWNQAALRLQKVYKSFRTRRQLADCAVLAEQRWWKALDFAELKRSSISFFDIEKPETAISRWSRASKRAAKVGKGLSKDMKARKLALQHWLEAIDPRHRYGHNLQFYYVKWLRCDSYQPFFYWLDIGDGKEVQSDRCTRTKLQQQCIKYLGPVERKFYEVVIENGRLLYKISGKPVETTEDAKWIFVLSTSKTLYVGQKNKGTFQHSSFLAGGATLSAGRLVAEDGVLKAVWPHSGHYLPTKENFEELMSFLKENNVDLTDVKKNPVEEEDLAKINQDLFRDNPSEAVEPPKIETESSSPLAEDQPDLRNEDSNADSNHQQPLSRLSVRLGSKIAKLEIPKRVTVYDIFGELANGPRTKFYSPTAVSECGYETAEESFINEAEFMVSKSNMFVEDQDEEEENTIPKETILKRIDSHKGRKSYQLANHLSTKWTTGAGPRIGCMRDYPLELQNLILEQQNLSPRTRTTAPSPRIPPLSRFSPHVAFPPPLDAPIA, translated from the exons ATGATGCACGAAGGATCGGTTGAGTTGGAGACCGTGCTTTCTTTAAGATCTCCTACAGCAGATATGGAAAATGATGACTTGTTTGGTAAATCAGGGAGCACAAAGACTACTAGAGACACTTGTGGTGACTGGTTGGAGAAGAACTTCTATTCACCAATGCTGGAGACACAGAATCAATGGAACCAAGCTGCACTGAGGTTGCAGAAAGTTTACAAAAGTTTTAGAACAAGGAGGCAACTTGCAGATTGTGCAGTTCTTGCAGAGCAGAGATG GTGGAAGGCTTTGGATTTTGCTGAACTGAAGCGCAGTTCTATATCATTTTTTGACATTGAGAAACCGGAGACGGCCATTTCACGTTGGTCAAGGGCAAGCAAGAGAGCTGCCAAG GTTGGAAAGGGTCTATCTAAGGATATGAAGGCTCGCAAACTTGCTTTGCAGCACTGGCTAGAGGCA ATTGACCCCCGCCATCGCTATGGTCATaatcttcaattttattatgtCAAATGGCTTCGCTGTGATAGCTATCAACCTTTCTTCTATTG GCTTGATATTGGGGATGGCAAGGAGGTACAGTCTGACAGATGTACTAGGACAAAACTTCAGCAACAATGCATCAAGTATCTGGGTCCA gtggaaagaaaattttatgaaGTAGTTATTGAGAATGGGAGGCTCTTGTACAAGATTAGTGGGAAACCTGTTGAAACAACAGAAGATGCAAAGTGGATTTTTGTACTTAGTACTTCCAAGACTCTTTATGTTGGCCAGAAGAACAAGGGCACATTTCAACATTCAAGCTTCCTTGCAGGGGGAGCCACATTGTCTGCTGGTAGATTAGTGGCGGAGGATGGTGTTCTTAAG GCAGTTTGGCCTCACAGTGGGCATTACCtcccaacaaaagaaaattttgaggAACTCATGTCATTCCTTAAGGAGAATAATGTGGATCTTACAGATGTAAAG AAAAATCCAGTTGAAGAAGAAGACTTGGCCAAAATTAACCAAGATCTCTTCCGAGACAATCCTTCAGAGGCAGTGGAACCTCCAAAAATTGAAACTGAAAGTTCCAGCCCGTTAGCTGAAGATCAGCCTGACTTGAGAAATGAGGATTCTAATGCTGATTCAAATCATCAACAACCCTTATCAAGATTGTCGGTACGACTAGGATCAAAAATAGCTAAACTTGAGATACCAAAACGAGTCACGGTGTATGACATTTTCGGAGAGCTAGCAAATGGTCCTCGCACCAAATTTTATTCTCCAACTGCAGTATCAGAATGCGGTTATGAGACAGCAGAAGAATCATTTATAAACGAGGCGGAATTCATGGTTTCCAAATCAAACATGTTTGTTGAAGATCAAGATGAAGAAGAGGAGAATACTATTCCAAAGGAGACAATCTTGAAGAGGATAGATTCACACAAAGGAAGGAAATCATATCAATTGGCCAATCACTTGTCTACCAAATGGACAACAGGTGCAGGCCCTCGAATTGGTTGCATGAGAGACTACCCTCTAGAGCTTCAGAATTTGATTCTGGAGCAGCAAAATTTGTCTCCAAGGACAAGAACAACAGCTCCATCACCCAGGATACCGCCGTTGTCTCGCTTCAGCCCTCATGTTGCTTTTCCCCCTCCTTTGGATGCTCCAATTGCCTGA